Proteins found in one Muntiacus reevesi chromosome 2, mMunRee1.1, whole genome shotgun sequence genomic segment:
- the TFPT gene encoding TCF3 fusion partner isoform X1, whose amino-acid sequence MELEQREGTMAAVGFEEFSAPPGSELALPPLFGGHILESELETEVEFVSGGLGGSGLRERDEEEEAARGRRRRQRELNRRKYQALGRRCREIEQVNERVLNRLHQVQRITRRLQQERRFLMRVLDSYGDDYRSSQFTIVLEDEGSQGTDAPTPGNAENEPPEKEGLSPPRRTPAPPEPGSPAPGEGPSGRKRRRTPRDGRRVGAALTPELAPIKVEEDFSFEADEALDSSWVSRGPDKLLPYPTLASPPFD is encoded by the exons ATGGAACTGGAGCAGAGAGAGGG GACTATGGCAGCCGTGGGCTTCGAGGAGTTCTCGGCGCCGCCAGGCTCGGAGTTGGCGCTGCCTCCGCTCTTCGGTGGTCACATCCTGGAGAGCGAGCTTGAGACCGAAGTGGAGTTTGTGTCCGGGGGTCTGGGCGGCTCCGGGCTCCGGGAGCGagatgaggaggaagaggcagcCCGGGGCCGTCGGCGGCGCCAGCGGGAACTCAATCGCAGGAAGTACCAGGCGCTGGGTCGGCGCTGCCGGGAGATCGAGCAG GTGAACGAGCGGGTCCTGAACAGGCTCCACCAGGTGCAGAGAATAACTCGGAGACTCCAGCAGGAGCGGAG GTTCCTCATGAGAGTGCTGGACTCCTACGGCGACGACTACCGCTCCAGCCAGTTCACCATCGTGCTGGAG GACGAGGGCAGCCAGGGCACAGATGCCCCCACCCCCGGCAATGCTGAGAACGAGCCTCCAGAGAAAGAGGGGTTGTCCCCACCTAGGAGGACGCCCGCACCCCCGGAGCCAGGCAGCCCGGCCCCTGGCGAGGGGCCCAGCGGGAGGAAGAGGCGGCGCACACCCCGTGACGgccggcgagtgggggctgcgcTGACCCCGGAACTGGCCCCG ATCAAGGTCGAGGAAGACTTCAGCTTTGAAGCGGATGAGGCCCTCGACTCAAGCTGGGTTTCCCGGGGGCCAGACAAGCTGTTGCCCTACCCCACCCTAGCCAGCCCCCCCTTTGACTGA
- the TFPT gene encoding TCF3 fusion partner isoform X2 has protein sequence MAAVGFEEFSAPPGSELALPPLFGGHILESELETEVEFVSGGLGGSGLRERDEEEEAARGRRRRQRELNRRKYQALGRRCREIEQVNERVLNRLHQVQRITRRLQQERRFLMRVLDSYGDDYRSSQFTIVLEDEGSQGTDAPTPGNAENEPPEKEGLSPPRRTPAPPEPGSPAPGEGPSGRKRRRTPRDGRRVGAALTPELAPIKVEEDFSFEADEALDSSWVSRGPDKLLPYPTLASPPFD, from the exons ATGGCAGCCGTGGGCTTCGAGGAGTTCTCGGCGCCGCCAGGCTCGGAGTTGGCGCTGCCTCCGCTCTTCGGTGGTCACATCCTGGAGAGCGAGCTTGAGACCGAAGTGGAGTTTGTGTCCGGGGGTCTGGGCGGCTCCGGGCTCCGGGAGCGagatgaggaggaagaggcagcCCGGGGCCGTCGGCGGCGCCAGCGGGAACTCAATCGCAGGAAGTACCAGGCGCTGGGTCGGCGCTGCCGGGAGATCGAGCAG GTGAACGAGCGGGTCCTGAACAGGCTCCACCAGGTGCAGAGAATAACTCGGAGACTCCAGCAGGAGCGGAG GTTCCTCATGAGAGTGCTGGACTCCTACGGCGACGACTACCGCTCCAGCCAGTTCACCATCGTGCTGGAG GACGAGGGCAGCCAGGGCACAGATGCCCCCACCCCCGGCAATGCTGAGAACGAGCCTCCAGAGAAAGAGGGGTTGTCCCCACCTAGGAGGACGCCCGCACCCCCGGAGCCAGGCAGCCCGGCCCCTGGCGAGGGGCCCAGCGGGAGGAAGAGGCGGCGCACACCCCGTGACGgccggcgagtgggggctgcgcTGACCCCGGAACTGGCCCCG ATCAAGGTCGAGGAAGACTTCAGCTTTGAAGCGGATGAGGCCCTCGACTCAAGCTGGGTTTCCCGGGGGCCAGACAAGCTGTTGCCCTACCCCACCCTAGCCAGCCCCCCCTTTGACTGA
- the NDUFA3 gene encoding NADH dehydrogenase [ubiquinone] 1 alpha subcomplex subunit 3 codes for MAGRVAAFLKNVWAKEPVLVASFAIAGLAVIVPTLSPYTKYSLMINRATPYNYPVPLRDDGNMPDVPSHPQDPQGPSLEWLKRL; via the exons ATGGCTGGGA GAGTCGCAGCCTTCCTCAAGAATGTCTGGGCCAAGGAACCTGTGCTAGTGGCATCCTTCGCCATTGCGGGCCTCG CTGTAATCGTGCCCACACTCAGCCCCTACACCAAGTACTCGCTCATGATCAACCGGGCCACACCGTACAACTACCCAG TGCCCCTCCGAGACGATGGGAACATGCCCGACGTGCCCAGCCACCCCCAGGACCCCCAGGGCCCGAGCCTGGAGTGGCTGAAGAGACTGTGA